The following nucleotide sequence is from Planctomycetota bacterium.
CAATCCACCGGGCAGACTTCCACGCAGGACGTGTCCTTGGTGCCGATGCACGGCTCGGCGATGATGTGGGGCATGGCGAACTCCGAGAAACGGGCGACGCGACGAGTGATGCGAACATCGCCCGACTAGGGATTGAACAGGCCGGATTCTAGAACGCCCTCGCTAGACTCTGGCCGTGGTTAGGCCCTTCCAGATCCAGAGCCCCTTCCGGCCCATGGGCGACCAGCCGGCCGCCATCGAGGCCCTCGTGCGGCGGCTGGCCACCGGCACCGATTCGGCCACCCTGCTGGGCGCCACGGGCACGGGCAAGACCTTCACGATGGCCAACGTCATCGAGCGGCTCGGTAAGCCCGCGCTGATCATCAGCCACAACAAGACGCTGGCCGCCCAGCTGTACGAGGAGCTCCGCGAGTTCTTCCCGGACAACAGCGTCAACTACTTCGTCAGCTACTACGACTACTACCAGCCCGAGGCCTACATCCCCCAGCGGGACATCTACATCGAAAAGGACGCCAGCCGCAACGACGACCTCGACCAGCTCCGCCTGGCAGCCACGAGCAACATCCTCAGCCGCCGCGACACCGTGGTGGTCGCCAGCGTGTCGTGCATCTTCGGCCTGGGATCGCCCGAGGCCTACGGCGACAAGGTGCTCACCCTCGCCAAGGGCCAGCGGGTCGATCGCCGGCAGCTGTTCGCCAGCATGACGGCGATGCAGTACCAGCGCAGCGACTACGAGTTCAGCCGAGGCCGCTTCCGCGCGCGGGGCGACGTCATCGAGGTGTGGCCCGCGTACGAGCGCTTCGCCGTGCGGCTCGACCTCTTCGGCGACGAGCTGGACCGCTTGGAGCTCATCAACCCGACCAGCGGCGAGGTGCTGGCCGACGAGGGCATCTTCCACCTCTTCCCGGCGGTGCACTACGTGCTGCCCGAGGAGCAGCTCGAGGCCATCTGCGACGACATCCGCCGCGAGCTGGACAGCCGCGTCACCGACCTGCGAAGCCAGGGCAAGCTGCTGGAGGCCCAGCGGCTGCTGGCCCGCACGAAGTACGACCTGGATCTGCTGCAGGAGACCGGCAGCTGCCCTGGCGTCGAGAACTACAGCCGCTTCTTCGACGGCCGGATGCCCGGCGAGCGGCCCTTCACGCTGCTGGACTACTTCGACTATGCGCCCCGGCCAGAGGACAACGGCAAGGGCGATGACGAGGCCACGATGCTGCCGCGCCCGCCGACGGACGACCAGCTCGTAGCCCGCGACGACGAACGCCGGATCAAGCGGCCCAACATCGACGACTGGCTAGTCATCATCGACGAGAGCCACGTGACCATCCCGCAGGTGCGGGCGATGTACAACGGCGACCGCATGCGGAAGGAGACGCTCGTCGAGCACGGCTTCCGCCTCACCAGCGCCCTCGACAACCGGCCGCTGCGCTTCGAGGAGTTCGAGCGGGTCGTCCCGCAGCTGCTGTTCGTCAGCGCCACGCCCGGCGACTACGAGCTGACCCGCACGGAGGGCGAGATCGCCGAGCAGGTCATCCGCCCCACGGGTCTGCTGGACCCCGAGGTGGAGGTCAAGCCCGCCGACGGCCAGGTGCCCGACCTGCTCGAGGAGTGCAGGGCCGTCGTGGCGCGCGGCGAGAGGGTGCTCGTCACCGCGCTGACCAAGCGGCTGTGCGAGGATCTGGCGGCCTACCTCGACCAGCAGGGCATCAAGTCGAGGTACCTGCACAGCGACATCGAGACGCTCGACCGCCTCGAGCTGCTGACCGAGCTGCGGGAGGGCGGCTTCGACGTGCTCGTGGGCGTCAACCTGCTGCGCGAGGGCCTGGACCTGCCCGAGGTATCGCTCGTCGCCATCCTCGACGCCGACAAGGAGGGCTTCCTCCGCAGCGAGACGAGCCTGATCCAGCTCATGGGCCGGGCGGCGCGGAACGTGAACGGCCGCGTGGTGATGTACGCCGACGAGGTCACGCCGGGCATGAAGGACGCGATGGACGAGACCGAGCGCCGCCGCGCCAAGCAGCTGGCGTACAACGAGGCCCACGGCATTACCCCCGAGACCGTGCAGAAGGAGATCCGCCGGGGCATCGAAGTCCAGCTCCGCGCGCGGCGGACCGCCCGCGAGGCCGCGGGATCGGCGGAGGAGGCCTTCGACATCGCCGAGTTGATGCGGGAGCTGGAGGCCGAGATGCTCGAGGCGGCGCAGTCGCTCGAGTTCGAGAAGGCCGCCCGGCTGCGCGATCAGGTGAAGCAACTTAAGGAGCGGGTGGCGCAGGGCGACACCGCCAAGGTCCGCAAGAGCGAGCTGGAGCCCGGCAAGAAGTCCCGCCGCAAGCGGGCCAAGGCGGGCACGCCCGGCACCAAGCCCAAGCGGCGGAAGCGGTCGGGCTAGGCCATGCGGACCAAGGAGAAGCTGCGGACGTACTTCATCGGCTTCGGCATCGGGCTGGTGCTGAGCGGGCTGATGCTGTACGCCCGCTGGCGGTGGCAGCAGGCCAATCCCCAGCCGCAGCCCGCGCCGTCTCCGGCGGGGCTCACTTCGCCGCCCGCTCCATAGCCTCGATCGACTGCGACACGTGCTCCTCGAAGCCCTCCCGCGGCATCAGCACGACCTGCCAGTTGCCCAGCACGCATGGCACGACTGGGATCGTGCCCGACGGCGTCGGATACTCGGCGCCGAGATCGAGCGGTGCGTGGAATAGGACCTGCAGCCGCTCCCTGGGAATGTCGCCCACCGCGACATCGCCGCGGCCGAGGTAGGCGTACGAGCCGTTGCGCCGCACCCAGTCGGCATCGGGCAGCGCATGGATTCGGGCCGGCGTCTCCTTCGATCGCGTCAGGAACACGCGCGCTGGCTCGTCCTGGTACATGCCCCAGAATCCGTCGAGGTAGGCCGCAACGTCGCCGGCCGTCGCGGGGAGCCGCTGCCCGTTGTCGCGTGCGTACGAGCGTGCCGCTCGTGCGAGCAGGGCGAGATCGTGCATCGCGTCGTCGACGACCGGCAACGGGCCGCCCGCGCGGATGGCGTCGAGCGTCTGCCGCGAGCCCTCTACGCGGCTGCGCACGTACGCGCGCTCGCCGGCGTCGACCTGGCCGTTGGCCCGTGCAAACGCGAGCATCCGGACCATCTCCCAGGTCCCGGTCTTGGGTGCCTCGACGAAGGCCTCCGGCGATGCGTGCACCAGGAGCGTCAGCTGCGCGGCGGGGATGCGGTCAAGCTGCACGCCGGCACCCTCGTAGCGCCACATCGACTGCGCGAGGATCCACTCGGCATCGGCATCCTCGGGGATGAACGTCGTGTCGCGGGCCCTGGGCGCCAGGAACATCTTCGCACGGTCACGCGGCGTCTCGCCTCGCCCCTCGCGGAGCGGCAGGTAGCGGTCATGGATGATGGCCCCGAGATCGGGCGGCAGCGTGCCGCCGTTCTCGTTGGCGTACGCGATGACTGCCTGGATGATCCGCTGTAGGTCGAGCTTGACCTGCCGGTGCGCCGGCAGCGGACCCCCATCGCGGATTGCGAGCATGGTCTTGCGCGAGTCCTCGGCGATCCGGGCCGCATCCTCCGGCGCGAGCATCTCGACGTGCCCATCGAGGAACGCGACGGGCACGACCGCGCCGCCGGCCAGATCGGGGAGCGCGTCCTCGAGATTGAGATGGGCGATGGCGATCTGCGGCCAGTCGGGCACGTCATCCAGATTGAGGCCCTCGAGCCCGAGGTAGGCGTAGGGCATGTGCTCGCGGAGGTCCTCGTCGTCGAAGGACTCGGGCAGGGGCTCGTCCTCGGGCGGGGGGATGAGCCCCTCGCGGACCATCGTGCTCAGGTCGGCGGGCATGCCGCCGTGCGTCTGGGCGTACACGTGCACGCCCATGGCGACGACGCGCGCCCGGGTCGACGCCTTCATCTGCTGGGCCTGCAGTCGAATGGCGGCGAGCTCTTCGAGGTCGGGGTCCACGTCCTGGGCGTGGGTGGTGCAGCACAGCACCGTGAGCGCAACAACGAGCATCGATCGCATCGGGATCTCCTCAGCGCGACGAATCGCCGGCGTCGTCCTGTTCGCCCAGTCGCGCCGCGCGGATGCCCAGATGGCTGCCGACCACGCGCTCGGTGCCGCCGCTGGGGCTGTTGACCAACTGGGGTGCCTCGTCCTCGGTCTGGATGACCATGGTGGTCGAGCCGCCGCCGTCGACGTTGATCGCCGTCACGCAGCCGAGGCGCCGCATGATCTCGGCGAGTTCCCGCAGGCTGGCGCCGAGGCTGAACCCCGGCTGGCGACCGTCGACGGCGACCAGGACGATCTCCTGCTCGCTCGTCAATCCGATGGCAGTCCGGGGATGGCGATCCGTCGAGAACGCCTCGTTGGCGGTCGCGATACCGGCCGGCTCGCCGTCCCACAGCACCAGCCGACCACCGATGCCAATGGCCACCTCGCCGCCCGTGGCCGCGAGCGGACCCGCGCCGGCGGCGTCGGGCGCGACGAAGATCGACGCGTGCTCCTCGCCATCGCGAGCATGCACCAGGAACGCGTCCTGCTGGCGATCCGGTTCGTGCGGACTCACCAGCTCCCCTTGGGCCACCGACAGCGAGATCAGGTCCTTCGGCTCGCCCGGCCGAGAGGCGCAGCACGGCCCGAAGAAGTGGGTGTTGATGGCGGCCTGGAGATCGAACTCACGGAGAAAGGCGCTCGCCATCCGGCCGTCGGTTTCCTGCGGCGCGTCGCCGTTGCCCGGCGTGGCGAACAGCGACAGCCCCGGGGCGTGCAGATCGACGCGCAGGACCTGGACGATGAGCGGCCGCGGTCGGTCGGTCGCCAGCTCGGCGTGCTCGACGCCCACGAAGACGGGTCGCCAGCGCGGCTCGGGCAGGCCGAGATCGGCCTCGGGCGGCGGCTCCGTAGAGCCTTGCTGCGCCCACGCCGCACAAGCCAAGAGGCACGCGAGCACGCACAGGACTGTCCGCATGGATCGACCTCCCCGGCAAGGGTACCGGGAGCGCGGGGAGGGGATGCGTTGTCCGAGCCAGAGGTATCGCTAGAGTCGCCGAAGGAGGTGCGCCATCGCCATGCAGACCCTGATCCCGCCCGCGAGCAGGCGGGATCGCCCTAGTCGTTGCTCAGGCCCCGGACGCCGGATCGCTGCGGCCACGGCCCGACGGGGCCTGGCGCTCGGACTGCTCCCCTGCCCGATGCTCGTGTTGGTCGGCTGCGCCGCGATGCCGGACCCCGACCATGCATCGGGCGCCTCGGCACGCCACGACGACGAACAAGAGTTAAGGGCGGCCCTTGCGCAGTGGATCGACGGTTGGAGCCCGGGGACGGACACCTGGACGGGCGAGCAACTCCGGCCGCTGTACGCCGCGGGACCCCGCGCCATCCGCGTCTTCGACAACGTCGAGGGCGACGTCGTCGATCTCCGCAGCTTTGCCGCATATCAGGCCGAATGGACGGCGATGATGGCACCGATGCGGGACTGGGAGATCGCGCTCGTCGAGCCCGCCGAGGTACGCGTGGCGGGTGACATGGCCTACGCCACGTTTATTTTCGAGGGCGGAGAGGATCCGTCGCACGGCGACGCGGTGCGGATACGCCAGTACGGCACGCTCGTCTGGGAGCGGCAGGGCTCGGACTGGGTGATCACGCACGAGCACCTGACCGCCGGCACGGTGCGGTAGCCGCGGCACTTCGGGGCGGGATCGGGTATCCGGCACCCGGATCCGGCGGATGCACGATGGCCGGATCATTCGTGTTTCGTTTGGGTCGTCGTCGCGCTACTGTGATCGTCCACGATGACACCGCCGCCCCGCACGGAAGCCCCGCCCATGCCCGCACGCCGCACCGCCGAGAGCGGCGCCATCGAGCCCAAGCCCGCGAAGCGCACGAAGCGGTCTAAGGTCGGTTCGTCTCCGGTGGCCGAGGATGGCAGACTCATCCGCGTCAAGGGCGCCCGCGAGCACAACCTCAAGTCGATCGACGTCGACCTGCCGCGCGACAAGCTGGTGGTGATCACCGGCATGAGCGGCAGCGGCAAGAGCAGCCTGGCCTTCGACACGCTCTTCGCCGAGGGCCAGCGGAAGTACATGGAGAGCCTGTCGGCGTATGCGCGGCAGTTCCTCGACCAGCTCAAGAAGCCCGACATCGACGAGATCGAGGGCATCCCCCCCACGATCGCCATCGAGCAGCGGACGGCGGCGCACAACCCGCGGTCGACGGTCGCCACGACCACCGAGATCTACGATTATCTCCGCCTCCTGTTTGCGCGCACGGGCACGCCGTACTCGTGGCGGCCGACCAAGACCAAACGCGACGGCACGGTTAGTGCGCGCAGCGGCAAGCCCATCAGCGCCACGAGCGCCACGCAGATCGTCGACGCCGTGCTCCGCTTCGGCGAGGACACCCGCCTGATGGTGCTGGCGCCGGTGCTCCGCGGCAAGAAGGGCTTCCACCGTGACGTGCTCGAACGGCTGCAGGGCCAGGGCTGGCAGCGGGCGCGGGTCGACGGCACCGTCGTCGATCTCCGGGACGTCCTGAAGGAGCCCGGCGAGAACCCCCTCGAGCTGGGCCGCTACGTCAAGCACGACATCGACGCCGTGGTCGATCGCATCGTGATCCGCGACGACGTGCGGCAGCGGCTGGCCGAGTCGATCGAGGCGGCGCTGCAGCTGGGTAGCGGCTCGGTGGTCGTCAGCGTCGACGAGAACGGCGCCTGGGCCGACCACGGCTTCAGCGCCCGGCTGGCCGACCCGGACGATCCGACGTTCGCGCTCGACGAGCTGGAGCCCCGGCTGTTCAGCTTCAACTCCCCCTTCGGTGCCTGCCCGACGTGCCACGGGCTGGGCAGCATCCTGGAGTTCGACGAGGAGCTGGTGGTGCCCGACCCCGAGCGGGGGCTGCTCAGCGGCGGCATCGCGCCGTGGAAGAAGAACGGCCCGGGCGGCATGGTGTACCCGCGGCGGCTGCGGTGGTTCTGCCGCAAGTTCGGCGTGCAGGGCTCGACGCCGATGGGCGCCCTCGACGACGACCTCTACGCCATCCTGATGTACGGCACCAACGAGGAACAGGAGCAGGATTACGGCGCCCACTGGGCGGGCGTCATGACGATGCTCGACGCCTGGTTCGAGAAGACCGAGAGCGCCTGGGCCAAGGACCACCTGCACCTGTTCCAGAGCGAGCGGCAGTGCCCGGCGTGCCAGGGCAACCGCCTGCGGATCGAAGCGCTGCACGTGTGCATCGAGAGTTCGCACGCCGCCGATGCCGCACGGCTGACCTCCGACCTGGTGATCGGCCGGCCCAAGAACGACGGCACGATGCTGAACATCAGCGAGCTGAGCCGGCTGACGATCGGCGACGCCCTCGCCTTCGTCGAGGGGCTGCGGCTCAGCGAGGAGGGCCGCGCGATCGCCGAGCCCATCGTCCGCGAGGTGGGCAACCGGCTGCGGTTCCTGCAGAGCGTCGGGCTGGACTACCTCTCGCTGGATCGCCGAACGGCGACGCTGTCGGGCGGCGAGGCCCAGCGCATCCGCCTGGCGACGCAGGTGGGCAGCGGGCTGGTGGGCGCGTGCTACGTGCTCGATGAGCCGACCATCGGCCTGCACCAGCGCGACAACGACCGGCTGATCCGCACGCTCCGGCACCTGACGGACATCGGCAACACGGTGCTCGTCGTCGAGCACGACGAGGACATGATCCGCGCCGCCGACCACGTGCTGGACATCGGCCCCGGCCCGGGCGTGCACGGCGGCCGCGTGGTGGCGCAGGGCAGCGTCGAAGACGTATGCACGACCAAGGGCTCGATCACCGGCGACTACCTGGCGGGGCGCAAGAAGATCGAGGTGCCGGCCGAACGCCGCGCGATGGACCCCAAGAAGGCCATCGTGGTGAAGGGCGCCCGCCAGAACAACCTCAAGAAGATCGACGTGGCCTTCCCGCTCGGGGGCATCGTCTGCGTCACGGGCGTCTCGGGTTCGGGCAAGAGCACGCTGGTCAACGACATCCTGATGAAGTCGGCCCGCCGCGAGATCACCGGCTCGCGGGTCAAGCCCGGCGCCCACACGCGGGTGAACGGACTCTCCAAGATCGATCGCGTGATCGAGGTCGACCAGTCGCCCATAGGCCGGACCCCGCGATCGAACCCGGCCACGTACACCGGCGTGTTCGACGACATCCGCAAGGTCTTCGCGCAGACGCGGGAGAGCAAGCTGCGGGGCTACCAGCCGGGGCGGTTCAGCTTCAACGTGTCGGCCGAGCGCACGGGCAAGGCCGGCGCGGGCGGACGCTGCGAGGCCTGCCAGGGGCAGGGCGTCAAGAAGATCGAGATGCACTTCCTGCCCGACGTGTTCGTCGAGTGCGAGGTCTGCCGCGGCAAGCGGTACAACCGCGAAACGCTCGAGGTGCTCTACAAGGGCAAGAGCATCGCCGACGTGCTCGCGATGACCATCGAGGACGCGTGCGGCTTCTTCGACGCGCAGGGGAAGATACTCAGGTTCGTCGAATGCCTGCGGGACGTCGGCCTGGGCTACCTCACGCTGGGCCAGCCCAGCACGACGCTCTCGGGCGGCGAGGCGCAGCGGGTAAAGCTAGCGACCGAGCTGGGCAAGGGCATCCGCTACGACGGCACGCCCAGCACCGAGCACACGCTCTACATCCTCGACGAGCCCACCACCGGCCTGCACTTCGAGGACATCAACCGCCTGGTGGGCGTGTTCGATCGGCTGGCCGACACGGGCAACACCCTCGTGGTGATCGAGCACAACCTCGACGTCATCAAGCGGGCCGACTGGATCATCGACCTCGGCCCCGAGGGCGGCGACGGTGGCGGCACGGTGGTGGCGGAGGGCGCGCCCGAGGACGTCGTGAAGATCAGGGCGAGCCACACCGGGCGGTACCTGAAGGGGATGCTCGGGTAGCCACCCTCACACCCCCGGCAGCATCGCCCCGCCCCGCGCCGAGGCGTGCCGCAGCAGGTCGTCGAGGCCGGGCAGCCAGCGGCGGGCCGTGGTGCAGTCGAAGGCGGTCGGGAGGGTGCCCGGCGCGTCGGCGTCGCCCAGGTGATCGAGCACCAGGGCCAGCAGCCGCTCGACCAGCCGCGAGGGCGGCCAGGCGCCGCCGCACCAGAAGTCGTGGTCCTGGTGGCAGAGCGTGACGGTGTGGTCGCTGGCCTCGCCGTCCCGCGTGACGACGACGCCGTACCGCCAGCCCCGGCCCGTGGCCGTCTCGGTCTGGACGTCGATGCTCGGGGTGGCCTGGGTCGGCATGGTCGTCTCGCGGCGTGGTCCATCGTCCGGGGGCAACGCCCGCGGCCGCCGCCCGTACCATACAGCAACGGGGCACGCCGCGGGGCTATTCGGACCCGCGTGACGCACGGCTCCGCGGCCTTGTATCGGGTGATTCCCAGTGGCATTCCTGCTCGAGACCATCCAGCTGGGCCTGGCCAACCTGCGGCTGCACAAGCTCCGCAGCTTCCTGACGGCGCTGGGCATCATCCTGGGCGTGGCGGCCGTCATCTGCATGGTGTCCATCGGCGAGGGCAGCAAGCAGGAGGCCCTCCGCCAGATCGAGCAACTGGGCGCCCGCAACATCATCGTGCGGAGCGAGCGGCCGCCCGAGGCCCAGCAGCAGGGCGAACAGCGGTCGGGCGTGGTCCGCTACGGCCTGAGCTGGACCGACCTGCGGAACATCCAGGACAACTTCTCGGACGAAGCCTCGATCATCGCCCTCAAGGAGATCGGCGCCGAGATCATCCGCGGGGCCGAGAAGCGGGGCAGCCAAGCCTTCGGCGTCGACCCGCAGCTGGCCGAGGTCGCCAACCTCCGCATCGCCCGCGGGCGGTACCTGACCGACGAGGACGACGACGAGCGGGCGATGGTGTGCGTCATCGGCTCGGACATCGCACGCCGATTCTTCCCCTTCGACGACCCGCTGCGGAACACCATCCGCGTCGACGACAAGGCGCTCATCGTCGTGGGCATCCTCCAGCCCGTGGGCCTCGCGGGCGGCGCGGGCACGGCGCTGGTCGGTCGCGACCTGAACCAGGACATCCACGTGCCGCTCGAGACGGCGCGGTACGTGTTCGGCGACACCGTCGTCCGCCGCTCCAGCGGATCCTTCAACGCTTCGGAGGTGCACGTCTCGGAGCTGTACATCACCACGCGATCGCGGCAGGAAGTCGTGGGCGTGGCCCAGCGGCTGGAGCGGCTGCTCGAGACCCGGCGGGACGGCCTGAGCGACGTGGCGATGATCGTGCCCTTCGAGCTGCTCGAGAACGCCGAGCGGGCGGCCCTCCGCGGCACGCTGATGCTCATGGCCATCGCCGGCATCAGCCTGCTGGTGGGCGGCATCGGCATCATGAACATCATGCTGGCGACCGTCACCGAGCGGACCCGCGAGATCGGCATCCGCCGGGCGCTGGGCGCCACCCGAAAGCACATCGTCAGCCAGTTCCTCGTCGAGACGAGCGTGCTGAGCCTCATCGGCGGGCTCATCGGCGTGGCGCTAGGCGTGGGACTCAGCCTGCTGCTGGGCTGGCTGGTGCCCCGGCTGCCCGACGTGCCGGTGCTGGGCCGGTTCGTGCCCGCCGACGCGAGCCTACCGACGCAGCTGGCGTGGTGGTCTGTCGTCGTGGCAATGGTCGTGGCGGTGCTGACCGGGCTGGTCTTCGGGCTCTACCCCGCCCGCAAGGCGGCGCGGCAGGACCCGATCGTGGCGCTGCGGCACGACTAGTTTCGAAGATCTTCGCCGCACTCGGGGCAGACGGGGTCGCGCAGCCCGCGGAGGTCGTAGCCGCATCGGGGGCAGATCTCTTTCTCGAGCCGCGTGCGTGCCCGATCGCGCGCCATCTGCAGCGCCATGGACCGCAGCACGAGGACGGCAATCCAGGCCGGGGCACCGACGATGACGAGGTCGAGCGGGAGTTCGCGTCCCCCGCCCGTGCGTTCCCATCGCACGTACGCGACGCGCGCCGGATGTCCCGATGGAGCACCAAGCGTCGACCACGAACGAGCGCGGGGCGTGAAGCCGGTCGCACGCTCGATTGCCCGCGTGATCGATTCAATATCTGCGACGTCGTCCGACGCGATGCGGAGATGGGCGTGGCCGTGCCGCGCAGCGACGCCGACCGGAAACGACGCGTCGCCATAGCCCTCGCGCAGGACGATGCGGCCGTAGGCGACGACGCCGGCACGATCCCGCAGCTCGGCGGCCGCATCTCGCAAGGTCGCGTTGCGCAGCCGACGAGCGCGGAACCCCCCGAACGGCGAACGCTCGACGAGCACGCGCATGTCCTGACGCGTCCTGGATGCCTCCAAGACGCGATAGGACAACGCCATGGCCAGCAGGATGCCGAGCAGCACCACCAACGCGGCCCGTTGGTGGTCACCACGGCGGTGCTGGGCGTGCCGGCGCCGGTGGGCATCGGTCATTCACCCAGCAATGCGCTGATCTCGTCCTCCACGGGGTTGGAGACCTTCCGCGTGGGCTTCTTGTCCTTGTCGGAGGCGTCGGCCGCCTGGGTCTCCGTGGCCTCGACGTCCTCGTCGTCGTCGGCCTCGCTGGCGTCGGCCTCGTCGAGCTTGGCGATCTGGGCGTCCAGCTCGGCGTCGGCCTTGGCCTCCGCGTCGGCCTCCTGCTGCTTCTTGCGCTTGGCCAGCTCGACCTTGTTCTTGTCGGGCGCGAGCACGATGCTGGCCTGCCGCATCACCCAGCGGGGCGCCATCTCGACCTTGGAGATGTCGCCGAGCTGCTCGACGATCTCGCTGAGCCGCTCGAGGCCCAGCTCCTTGTGGATCATCTCGCGGCCGCGGAAGCGCTGGGTGATCTGGACCTTGTGGCCCTGCATCAGGAAGCGGCGGGCCTGGTTGACGCGGATCTGCACGTCGTGGGGGTCGATCTTCACCGACCGGCCCAGGCGGACCTCCTTGATCTCCTGCTGGTTGGCCGACTTGTTGTCCTTGCGTTTGGACTGATCGTACTTGAACTTGCCATAGTCCATGATCTTGCACACGGGCGGGCGGGTGTCGGCCACGACCTCGACGAGATCGAGTCCGGCCTCCTGGGCCATGCGCATGGCGTCGCGCGTCTCGACGACGCCGACCTGCTCGCCCTCGGGCCCGATGAGCCGGATGGGCGTGATGCGGATCATGTGGTTGACCCGCGTCCTGTTCACCGGGCCGGCGTCGCGATAGAACCTTCGTCCTCGGATGGTCAGTCTCCTTGCCTGTCGCCGGCCCCTCGCCGGCGGGTGTATCTCGAAGTGCCCTGGCTTCCTTCGTTCCGCGTCGGCAGGCCCGGCTCGGGCCAGCTAGTGCCGACAAACATAACCCCGCGTACCCCGTCGGCGGCCGACGGCGATGCACCTGCGGGCCGGTCGGCCGCACGCACGCGATCCCGCGGCCCGGTCACGAGCCGCAACTCTGCATCGGTTGGGTGTGGTGGCCGCTCAAGCTAGCGGTCCGCTCTGGCCTTCACGGCCAAAGAGTAACGTCCCCGGGGGGCGGGTGCAAGCCAATTCTGTCTCATTCGTGGCGGCCACTCGATAGACCAACCACCTTTGACGGCGGGTTGTTCGGTGCCGATCGGAAGACCGCCGGCCGTTGGCGGCTCACGCCAGCAGCTGCAGCACGTTGAAGACCACGCTAAGCACCAGCGCGGCGACCAGGGCGAAGAGCAGCGGCATGCGGACGTCGCCGCCCGAGTCCGCGTCGGACCGGGCCGGGTCGTCGACCGCCGGCGGGATGGCGCTGGTCTGGCTCAGGGTGGCGAGGTCGGCCTCGTCCAGCCCGCGGTGGGCCAGCGGCGGCGGCTTGCCGGCCTTGACGACCTCGAGGTCGCTCAGCAGGTCCTGCACGGTGCGGTAGCGATTCTCCCGCTTCTTGGCGAGCATCATCTCGATGATCTCGCTGATCCCGCCGCTGAGCCTGGGATTGACCTGGTCGGGGGCGAGCACCTCGCTCTTGAGGTGCTTGTGCATGACGCTGGTGGGGTTCTTGCCGTCGAAGGGCACCGTGCCGGTGACCATGTGGTAGAGCGTGGCGCCCAGGGAGTAGATGTCGGCCTCGGGTCCGATGCTGGTCTCGCCGCGGATCTGCTCGGGGCTGATGTAGAAGGGCGTGCCGAAGGCCTTGCCGGCCTCGGCCTCGGCGGCCTCCTTGTCGCTCATGG
It contains:
- a CDS encoding nuclear transport factor 2 family protein gives rise to the protein MLVLVGCAAMPDPDHASGASARHDDEQELRAALAQWIDGWSPGTDTWTGEQLRPLYAAGPRAIRVFDNVEGDVVDLRSFAAYQAEWTAMMAPMRDWEIALVEPAEVRVAGDMAYATFIFEGGEDPSHGDAVRIRQYGTLVWERQGSDWVITHEHLTAGTVR
- the uvrA gene encoding excinuclease ABC subunit UvrA — translated: MPARRTAESGAIEPKPAKRTKRSKVGSSPVAEDGRLIRVKGAREHNLKSIDVDLPRDKLVVITGMSGSGKSSLAFDTLFAEGQRKYMESLSAYARQFLDQLKKPDIDEIEGIPPTIAIEQRTAAHNPRSTVATTTEIYDYLRLLFARTGTPYSWRPTKTKRDGTVSARSGKPISATSATQIVDAVLRFGEDTRLMVLAPVLRGKKGFHRDVLERLQGQGWQRARVDGTVVDLRDVLKEPGENPLELGRYVKHDIDAVVDRIVIRDDVRQRLAESIEAALQLGSGSVVVSVDENGAWADHGFSARLADPDDPTFALDELEPRLFSFNSPFGACPTCHGLGSILEFDEELVVPDPERGLLSGGIAPWKKNGPGGMVYPRRLRWFCRKFGVQGSTPMGALDDDLYAILMYGTNEEQEQDYGAHWAGVMTMLDAWFEKTESAWAKDHLHLFQSERQCPACQGNRLRIEALHVCIESSHAADAARLTSDLVIGRPKNDGTMLNISELSRLTIGDALAFVEGLRLSEEGRAIAEPIVREVGNRLRFLQSVGLDYLSLDRRTATLSGGEAQRIRLATQVGSGLVGACYVLDEPTIGLHQRDNDRLIRTLRHLTDIGNTVLVVEHDEDMIRAADHVLDIGPGPGVHGGRVVAQGSVEDVCTTKGSITGDYLAGRKKIEVPAERRAMDPKKAIVVKGARQNNLKKIDVAFPLGGIVCVTGVSGSGKSTLVNDILMKSARREITGSRVKPGAHTRVNGLSKIDRVIEVDQSPIGRTPRSNPATYTGVFDDIRKVFAQTRESKLRGYQPGRFSFNVSAERTGKAGAGGRCEACQGQGVKKIEMHFLPDVFVECEVCRGKRYNRETLEVLYKGKSIADVLAMTIEDACGFFDAQGKILRFVECLRDVGLGYLTLGQPSTTLSGGEAQRVKLATELGKGIRYDGTPSTEHTLYILDEPTTGLHFEDINRLVGVFDRLADTGNTLVVIEHNLDVIKRADWIIDLGPEGGDGGGTVVAEGAPEDVVKIRASHTGRYLKGMLG
- a CDS encoding excinuclease ABC subunit UvrB, which gives rise to MVRPFQIQSPFRPMGDQPAAIEALVRRLATGTDSATLLGATGTGKTFTMANVIERLGKPALIISHNKTLAAQLYEELREFFPDNSVNYFVSYYDYYQPEAYIPQRDIYIEKDASRNDDLDQLRLAATSNILSRRDTVVVASVSCIFGLGSPEAYGDKVLTLAKGQRVDRRQLFASMTAMQYQRSDYEFSRGRFRARGDVIEVWPAYERFAVRLDLFGDELDRLELINPTSGEVLADEGIFHLFPAVHYVLPEEQLEAICDDIRRELDSRVTDLRSQGKLLEAQRLLARTKYDLDLLQETGSCPGVENYSRFFDGRMPGERPFTLLDYFDYAPRPEDNGKGDDEATMLPRPPTDDQLVARDDERRIKRPNIDDWLVIIDESHVTIPQVRAMYNGDRMRKETLVEHGFRLTSALDNRPLRFEEFERVVPQLLFVSATPGDYELTRTEGEIAEQVIRPTGLLDPEVEVKPADGQVPDLLEECRAVVARGERVLVTALTKRLCEDLAAYLDQQGIKSRYLHSDIETLDRLELLTELREGGFDVLVGVNLLREGLDLPEVSLVAILDADKEGFLRSETSLIQLMGRAARNVNGRVVMYADEVTPGMKDAMDETERRRAKQLAYNEAHGITPETVQKEIRRGIEVQLRARRTAREAAGSAEEAFDIAELMRELEAEMLEAAQSLEFEKAARLRDQVKQLKERVAQGDTAKVRKSELEPGKKSRRKRAKAGTPGTKPKRRKRSG
- a CDS encoding phosphodiester glycosidase family protein, giving the protein MRTVLCVLACLLACAAWAQQGSTEPPPEADLGLPEPRWRPVFVGVEHAELATDRPRPLIVQVLRVDLHAPGLSLFATPGNGDAPQETDGRMASAFLREFDLQAAINTHFFGPCCASRPGEPKDLISLSVAQGELVSPHEPDRQQDAFLVHARDGEEHASIFVAPDAAGAGPLAATGGEVAIGIGGRLVLWDGEPAGIATANEAFSTDRHPRTAIGLTSEQEIVLVAVDGRQPGFSLGASLRELAEIMRRLGCVTAINVDGGGSTTMVIQTEDEAPQLVNSPSGGTERVVGSHLGIRAARLGEQDDAGDSSR
- a CDS encoding ABC transporter permease produces the protein MAFLLETIQLGLANLRLHKLRSFLTALGIILGVAAVICMVSIGEGSKQEALRQIEQLGARNIIVRSERPPEAQQQGEQRSGVVRYGLSWTDLRNIQDNFSDEASIIALKEIGAEIIRGAEKRGSQAFGVDPQLAEVANLRIARGRYLTDEDDDERAMVCVIGSDIARRFFPFDDPLRNTIRVDDKALIVVGILQPVGLAGGAGTALVGRDLNQDIHVPLETARYVFGDTVVRRSSGSFNASEVHVSELYITTRSRQEVVGVAQRLERLLETRRDGLSDVAMIVPFELLENAERAALRGTLMLMAIAGISLLVGGIGIMNIMLATVTERTREIGIRRALGATRKHIVSQFLVETSVLSLIGGLIGVALGVGLSLLLGWLVPRLPDVPVLGRFVPADASLPTQLAWWSVVVAMVVAVLTGLVFGLYPARKAARQDPIVALRHD